A window of Streptomyces broussonetiae genomic DNA:
CGCGACCTGGTGCGGGCTGGGCCGGGCGGTGGAGGAAACGTCGTGTGCGAGCGCGGAGAACTCTTGCGGCCGCGGCCCGAACAGGGTTTCCAGGAACCTGATCACGTTGGCGCCGTCCTGGACGGCGTGGTGGGTGAGATACAGCAGCGCGAACCCGTCGCGCACGTGGCCGTGCAGCAAGATCATGTGCCAAGCCGGGGCACCCTCTGGCCACGGTTCTCGCAGCCGTAGGCGCACCGCATCCTCGAGAGCCGACGGGCCTTCGCCGATGTGCTGGGCGAGAACGTGCCGGTCCATGTCCGGGTCGGCATGCGTCCACCGTGCAGAGGGCCCGCCGCCGGTCAGAAGGTGTGTCAGGCAAGGCAGGGTGTCAAGGTGGCCGGTGACGTGCTCGCGCAGCCCGGCCAGTTCGGGCACGGTGCCGCTCAGGTGCAGCACTACCCCGATCGTCGCGTTGGCGTCCGGGTGCTGCGCCAGCTGTTCAGCCTTGAGCACGGCAAGGTCGGCGGGACTGGGGTCCGGAAACCGGCTCATCTTCCTCATCCCAGGAACGTGTAGAGGGGGGTGCTGACGGCCGCGCCGATCAGCATCCCGACAGCGACCTGGCCGACGGTGTGGCAGTGCAGCCGGACGCGGGACCAGCCGATCAGCACCACCAAGGGAGCCAGCACGAGCATCCAGGGGCCGAAGCCCGTCACGAGAATGGCGAGAGCGCCAGAGGCAACAGCAGAGTGCACCGACACTTTCCAGAAGAACGTAATCATCAGCAGGGCGAGCAGGACAGCGACCATCGCCGTTACGAGCGCCACCACCGCCGCGGGAGCATCCAGTGCGTACAGCAGTGCGCTGCCGGTGAGGACCGAGCCCATCACCCCGGGGGCGGCCACGATGCGGTCCTGCCTGCGCCGCACGTGCCGGTCGCCCCAGTACCGGCGGCGCTCACCGAAGCGAAGGATTAGCGTGGGCAGCACCGCGGTGAACAACGCGGCGAACAATCCCCAGCCCAGGCCGGCCCAGCCGTCGGCGTGCCAGCCCAACAGCGGGGCCAGGATGAGCATCCAGTTCCGGGGCTCGCCGCCGTCACTGAGCAGCCACGCCCAGCACGCTTCACCTCGCGGCACCAGCTCATCCGCGGCCGCCTGGGCAGGGCCGACACCAGGAGGGGCTGATACGTCCGGTGGAGCGGCCGAAGCCTGGTTGCATTGCGACACTCGCTACGTCCCGCCCCTCCGTAAGGTGTTGCCGCCGTGTTCGGCGTCCATCATCCAAACGACGTGCTCACCAGGCCCGTCACGGCACCAGCGCGCCCTGCTCGACACTCGCCGTTTCTTTTCGGGTCGCCGCGCGTGACTGGCGGCTGCGCGTCCGGGCGGTGAAGGCGGCCAGGCCCAGGGCAGCCATGCCCACCGCCCAGCCTCCGCCCAGTAGCAGGCCGGTGACCGGCACCACCTGCAGACCGGCCGCGGTCACCGAGGTCTGAACCGCTGCGTAGGCCGGGAGGAAGCGCACCACGAGGCTGTCCGCGTCCGGGTTGATCAGCGGGTTCTGCAGCACCAGATCGATGGAACTGATCATGATGGCGAGGAACATGCCGGCCAGCTCGCTGCGCACCACGGCCGCCAGCACGATCCCGATACCGCCGTAGACCAAGGCGCCGGTGAACATGCCCGCAGCGAGCACCAAGGGCTGCTCGGGCCGCCAGAACAGGTGCATCCACGCGGTGGTGTAGGCGGCGACGAGGGCCGCGACCAGCAGGAGCGCGGTGCACTTGGCGATCGCCAGACACGAGCGTGGATAGCCGGCGCGCGCCAGACGCTGGTCGAAGAGCGCGGAGCGGGCTGTGGCGACGAACATCATGAAAGCGATGACCAGCGAAAGGGCCTGCAGCGCACCGTTGATCTGGAGCAGGATGTTGCCGTCCATGACCACCGTGCGGCCGATCGACCGGATGCGGAACCGCAAGGGAGTGGAGGGCACCACAGTGAAGGCCAGCGTGGTCCACAGCGGCACGAACAGGACCACGATGAGCAACGCCAGCCGGTTACGGGCCTGCTCGATCAGCGCAAAACGCAAGGCCGTGCGGAAGCAGGACCACCACCGCGTCATACCGCTGCCCTCCCCGCTTCGGTCTGCTCCGTCTGCAGCAATACGCCTGCCTGAAGGCGGTACAGGATGTCCAGGCGCGAGGCGTCGTAGGCGAGATGGGAGACCACGAGCACCGCGCAGCCCCGGTCCCGCAAGGCCGCGGCCAGGTCCCAGAACCGCAGATAGGTCTCCCAGTCGAAGCCCTGGTACGGCTCGTCCAGAAGGAGCACCTGAGGGTCGTGCATCAAGGCCAGGACCAGGTTGAGTTTCTGGCGTGTGCCGCCGCTGAGTGCGGCCACCGGCTCGTGCCGGTAGTCGCTGAAGTTCAGCTCCTCCAGCAGCTCGTAGGCCCGAGTCAGATGGCTGATGCCATAGGCGGCCTGGAAGAACTGCAGGTGCTGTTCGACGGTGAACGCCTGGTGGAGCACGGTCCCCTGCGGGCAGCAGCCCAGCCGGCCTGCCCGCTCCACGGTGCCACTGTCTGCAGCGAGATCTCCGGCCAGGATGCGCAGCAGGGTGCTCTTCCCGGCCCCGTTCTCGCCGACGATGCCCACCAGCTGGCCCGGACAGAGATCCAGGAACACCCCGCGCAGGACAGGACGATCCCGGTAGCCCTTGCGTACATCCCGCACGTCCAGAACCGGACCAACTGCACTCACCGCTCCACCCTCCACGCCCATCGCTTCCTTCAGGGCCAGCCTGTTGCGACCGAGTGCAGTCACGACCTCCTCGGCTGCACCGCCCCCAGCAACGGGCGGGAACCGGCGGTGCCCCGCAAGGACAGCTCAGTCGTGTAACGACGACGGCCGTTCACAGGACACGACCGATGAGGCAGTCAGATCCGCCACGCGCGATCATTGACGAACCCGAATTACCAAGAGCCTCACTTACACATACACGTACGGTTCGTTCGTCGACCCGTCCCGGAATCTGCGAACTCCCGCGCTTCCGTCCACGCCGCCTGTTCCCGGCGAGCTGGGACCAGCGCTGGGCGGTTGCGGGGCTGATGCCGAAGAGGTCGGCGACCACGATGGGCGGCAGATCGGTGATGGCCTCCATCAGCGCAGTGTTGCGCGCGGCACGTACGGGGAGCCCGTGCTGCCTCATCTGGTCTGCCAGACCTGCCGGATTGCGGGGGCGGCCGGGCACGACGCCGGGCAGGAGGAGTCGCTGGCCTGACGGGGTCAGGGCTTCTCCGGGGTTGGTGATCTGCTCGTCAAGCAGGCGTGCCGGCGCCGGCGGGAGCAGCACCGGGTGGGCCTCGGCGTCTTGGTGGAACTGGTCCGTGGTGAGTTCGACGATGCGCGTCAGCGGCAGGGCGTAGAGGCGAACCAGAGCGCCGATGATCCTTACGTGCAGGGGGAGTTCGGTATCGGTCAGACAGCGTCGCAGTTCGGCCTGGTGGGTGGTCTCGTCCTGGAAGGTGCCGGGGGCCTGGGTCGGCCGGTGGTGGATCTCCAGGTCGCGGACGATGTGGCGGGCATGTGCCCAGCGGACGAACGGGATGAGGCACGTGCGCTGGGTCGCATGTGTGCTTGTCCAGTCGTCCAGGTGCGCCTGTGAGAGGTCTCGGACGTGCAGGTCCTGGTCATCCAGCCAGGCGAGGAACCTGATGGTGACGCGGATGCCGGTGCAGTCTCCCTTGAAGGCAGCCAGGCTGTAGCGGCCCCGGGCGGCCCGGCGCCGGGCATCCTTGACGATGCCCCATTCTGCGAAGGGCCGGATGAGTGTGACGTGGTGAGCCGGAAGCCGGGCGAGTTTGCCCGTCAGCCAAATCTCCAGCCGAGCGAGGTTCTCCTGTCGCTGGGGCAGGACACCAGCGGTCACCAGTAGCCCGCGGACGTAGGCGGTGTTCGCATCTGGCGGGAGCGCGTCCAGTGCCTGGTGCGTGAGGGGGTCCGCGGCCTGGGCCAGGCGTGCCAGCAGCCGTGCGGCGGGGCTGCGGCGGATCCACTCCAGGACCGGGTAGGGGTTGGTGACGTCGGTGAGGACGGCTTCCAGGGCTGCCAGACCGGCGGGGACCTCGCCGGCGGTGTTGGTGAGAAGGTCGTGCACCTTGTGCCGTAGGGAGCATTCCGGGCACCGCCCGTCCGGCCGCAGGTCCGCGCTGGCATGGCACGTCCCGACGGCTCCACCGTGGGTGCAGCACGTGGCGCACAGGCCCGACTCGCCGTCGTGTGTGACGCAGACCAGGATCCGGGTGGTCTCGCATCCGGCGCAGGGCGAGGGGTTGACGCGCCGTCGGCGGTAGCAGCCACTGCACACCGGGCCCAGCGGCCAGAAGGGTTGCGCCAGCGGGCCGCGCCCTCGATGTAGATCTCCCGGCGCCGGATCGCATCGCGCAGCGCGACCAGGACGCACAGCTCGTACGGGATGCGCTCGACCCTGCCCTTGTCGTCGACAACGGCCTCGCACCAGTCCTTGCGTACGACGCCGTCCATCGGCACCACGTCCGCGGCGTCGTAGAGGCGAGTCTTGCCGTCGACGTCGGCGTACTTCTCCAGCAGCGCGAGCGCGTCCATCACAGGCCGTAGGCGGTGTTGTTGCAGCGGAATCCCAGCGTCCGCAGCAGCGGCGGCAGCATCTGCCGGTAGTAGGAGCTGTAGGAGGAGCGCAGCGTGGTGCGGACCTTGGCTTTGAAGACCTTCTCGTTCGCCTTCGCCTCGGCCACTAGGCCGCGCAGCGTCTGCTCCCCGACCACCGGGTAGAGGGCTGTGCCTTCCAGCGCTCCGGCCATGAAGTCGACCTGACCCTGTCCGGGCCGGTCAACGCCGACAACGTCGACCCCTGGCGCACCATCAGCGACTCCTTCCCCTGGCGCGGTCGGACCGAACCGCTGACAAGCACAGCATCCCGACTACCTCACCGTGATGCCCTACGCGTCGTTGACCAGCAGCTTCATGGGATGTCGGCCACGATCCACGACCGAGTGAGACCGCCGGTGTTCCAGGGTGAAGGCACCCGCGAATGGTGATGACCGGGCGCCCCCACGCTGTCGGCATTCCGAGTCCGGTCCGCGAGCCTGCGTACTGTCGGCTGCCCTGGCGTGCCCTCATGTACAGGAGGAGCAACCTCGTGCCTCCACAGTCGGAGGGTACGGTCGAGCGGCAGGTCGGCGAGTTCACCCTGGGCGCTCCGCTCGCCACCGCGCCCTGCATGGCCTGGCCGCCATCTGCGCCTTTGGCTTCCCAGGACGCGGCTTCGTGCGTGCGCGATGCGTGAGCGGATGGTGCGGCACGAGGCGTCACGAGCGGGATGAGGTACGACCCCGCAGGGTCCTGATCAGGCGGAACAACACCCTGCGGCAGCGTTGAGCACCACCCGGCAAGGATTCGATCCCACTCCTAAAGCGGATGTCGCAAGTTCACATCCTGCCGGGTGCACACAGGCCAGGGGCCCCGCAGAGATCCGGGGTCCTTGGCGTTTCCGGGGTGGGGGACCGTCTACTTTCGCTCGTCGCGTTCGGCGGCGACGAAGAGCAGGCCCTTCGGGCTGGAGACGGCGTTGCCGAAGGCGGTGACCGTGCCGGTCTTCAGGCTGAGGGTGCCGAGACCGCCCTTCGCGGAGACGAACGCCTCGCCCCTGGTGAAGTGGCCGGTGACGGCGATGACCTCGCTCTTGGCGCTGTCCACCACGTAGAGGGTGCCCTCGGTGGAGGTCGCGAAGGCGGTGTCGTCCACCTGCTGGCTCAGCGGCAGAACGTGGGCGCGCTGCTTCTTCGTCCCCCAGTTCTTGACGAAGACCGCCTGCTGGTCGCCCTGGCCGTCGAGCAGCAGGCTGCCGCCGAGGCTGGGCACGCTGCGCGGGACGAAGGTGCTGGAGTCCGGGTCGGTCAGGTTGAGCGCGCCCGTCTTGCCCGTCACCAGGTTGGTGGCGGTGATGTTGTCGTCGAAGACCGGGGTGGTCTTGGCGGTGGTGCCGTGGAAGGTGACCTTGTAGAGCGCGGGGCGGCCGGCGGTGCTGCCCTTGGCGTCCGCGGTCGGGTTGGAGGCGACGATGTAGACGACGCCGTGGCGGACACTGACGTTGTCGGTGCCGCCGCCGTGCGGCAGCGAGCTGAAGTGGTAGTGCCTGACGGCGTGGTGCTTGCTGTCCGGGTCGACGGTGTAGGCGCTGCTGTTGCCGTCCTCGTTGACCGTGGCGACGATCTGCCCGGTGCGCTTGTCGGCGCCGAGACCGTCGACCTTGCCGGCCACGTCCCAGTGCGCCACCTCCTTGCCGTGCCTGTCGAACTCCACCACGGTGCTGCTCTTGGTGCCGTTGGCTGCGGGCTCGCCCTTGGAGCCGACGCCGTTCTGGTAACCGACGAAGAGCTTGTCGCCGAGCCGGGCGATGTCGTCCGCTCCGGTCAGCTTCCCCCCGGCATGGGCGAACACGGTCGTGGAGAAGCCCGCGGGCACGGTCGCCGGCGGCGTCGCGGCACTCGCCGACGCCGAGTAGCCGATCCCGCTGACGGCCACAGCCGCGACGGTTCCCGCGTAGATGCGGACGAACTTGGTGGACAGCTTTGCCATGACGTTCCTTTAAGCCGTGGGGGTGGGGGGCTCGTGTCCGACCCTCCGCAGAAGTCATGGCGCACTTGTGGCCCTGAACAAGCCCACAGGCAACACGTGGATTAACGTCTACATGAATGTAGACGTTAATCCACGTGTCCTTACGGTCCCCGATCGTGGAGCAGCCGAGCCCGGGAGGCTCGACTGGTCGGACCGGTTCCGCCGCATGCCAGGCTCACCGTCCCGTCGTCTGGCCCAGTAGCTATGTGATGCTCTTGGAGCTACGGATCAGAAGGTTGCACCAGGTAGATGGCGGGCGGGAACGAAGGAGCCCCAGCCGGGATGTACCCACCGGCTGGGGCTTCTTCGTGCTCGGTGTTACAGGGGGCGGATGTTCTCCGCCTGCGGGCCCTTCTGGCCCTGCGTAACGTCGAACTCGACGTGCTGGCCTTCCCGGAGCTCGCGGAAGCCCTCGGTGGCGATGTTCGAGTAGTGGGCGAAGACGTCTGGGCCGCCGCCTTCCTGCTCGATGAAGCCGAAGCCCTTTTCCGCGTTGAACCACTTCACAGTGCCCTTGGCCATGTGCTGTCTCCTTCGAGGGGCTCGTATCGGGTCCCACGCCGTGCGGGATCCGGAGGTGATCGCCCTGGTCCGGAGAGGCGTTGAACAGCCAGAACGCCCGCGATTGCGATCACGGGCGAACGGGACTTCGGAACCACGACTGCTGTTTACGACGCTACACCGGCTGGTAGCACTCGGCGATAGAGAAACACCGGCCCGACACCGACCGGGAGTCCCAGGCGCTCGGAATCGTGGGGCGACTGGCCGCCACCGACAGCCGACTCCCGAGTGCGGCTCACCTGCCGTTGGGTGAGGCTGCGGTTATGGCTGAGCGTCGAGTGATCGTGTTCCCGCCCGGCGAGGGTGGCGGCCGTCGTGTCCAGGTCGACAGCGAGACTCTGGGCACCGCACACAGCCTGCACGACCTGAGCGTGTTTCTTGAGCGTGCCGGCCTGGAGGGGTTGGACGTGGTGGACCTGGTGAACTCGCCGCTGATCGAGTGGCTCGGCGGCGGCCCGGAGGTTTGGGAGCACTGAACGCCCCGCCGGAGGCTGGTCGCCGCCGTCGCCCGTTCGGCGCGCAGCGGTCGCTGTCGCACCCGGGTTCGCGTTCGCTGGGAGCGAGCCCCGCATCTGACCGGAGCTCACCCCCCATCAAGCCAAGGAGACACAGCCATGGACCAAGGCAAGATCCATGAGTGGGACGCGGACCCGGGCGAGGGAAGCATCAAGAGCGACCGAGGTGGTCCCGTGCTGTACTTCACGGTAGACGACCTCATGATCGACCCCGGCGAGATCCATCAGGGGGACACCGTCTCGTTCCGGGTCGAAGGACCCGGAAAAGCAGCCATGGTCAACAAGGCCTGAGCCCTGAAAGCAGCGTGCGGCAGGCACCACCCCGAAGGTGAACGGGTGGTGCCTGGGGGGGGTCTGGATCACACAGATCGGCCGCTGTCTCGACCAGGCGGGAGACCTCAGCAGCCACAGCGCTCATTGCCCGCGAAGAGGCCGTGCCAGTCGCGTGCCAGATCGTACGTTCTTGGCGCCTGCCGCGCTTATTGCAAGCTAAGGAGGGCAAGGTCAGGACTGCGCGGTCCGGAACGCGAGATACCGGCTGAAGGCTTCGTGGCTGTCGGGGGTGAAGCACCACTCAAGCAGGGCCGACCGCAGTTCCGGCTCCGTCAGCCAGGCATGCCAGGCGACCTCATCGGGATCGGGGACCACGGCATCCGGCACCACGGCTTCGTGCACGCCGAGCCAGTGAGGGCTCAAACCGCTTCGGTTGATGAACGTGAACAACAAGCGCGGCAGCACACGAGTCCCCAGCTCTTCAGCCAGTTCCCGCGCAGCGGCCTTTTCATAGGACTCACCGATATCCACGGCGCCACCGACCACGACCTCGTAGAACCCGGGGAAGCGCGACAGCTGCTCCGACCGCCGGTGGACGAGGATCCGCCCACGCTCATCACGACACACCGTCACGGCGACCCGGTGCAGCCAACCCTCCCGGATGGCCTGTCGGCGGCTGACCACCACCCCCAGCACACGATCTTGATCGTCGACACGCTCCACTAGTTCATCCACGACGCACACCCTGGCAGAGCCCACCGACAACGCCGCTTGCCGGCGGCTCCTGGAGGGTGTCCCGAGAGCGCCTGCACCAGGAGGTCGGACGCGGATGACGACAGTTGTCGTGCAAATACGACACCTATCGTACTCAGGCTCAGCGGTGCGCACGTCGAGCAGGTGGGCAACCAGAACACCGGCGATTGCAAGGGTCTGTCCAGCCAACGGTGTAACTCGGGTGATGTGAGTTATCGGCGGCCGACGGAGAGTCGGCCGTCGAAGGCGATGTCGAATGCCTGCAGGGCGGGCTTCCAACGCATGGTCCAGCGTTTGCGTCCCTGGCCGGTGGGGTCGAGGCTCATGATGGCCATGTAGACGCATTTGAGGGCTGCGGCCTCGTTCGGGAAGTGCCCGCGGGCCCGGACGGCTTTTCGTATGCGAGCGTTGACCGACTCGATAGCGTTGGTGGTGCAGACGACACGGCGGATCTCGGTGTCGAACTGCAGGAAGGGCACGAACTCTGCCCAGGCGTTCTCCCAAAGGCGCACGATCGCCGGGTACTTGGCGCCCCACTCCTCCTGGAACTCCAGGAACCGGTCCTCCGCCGCGCTCGCAGTGGGAGCCGTGTAGACCGGCTTGAGCGCGCGGGAGATCTTGTCCCAGTCCTGGCGGCCCGCGTAGCGGAACGACGCCCGGATCAGGTGGACGACACAGGTCTGGGTCACCGCCTGGGGCCAGACCGCCGAGATCGAGTCGGGCAGGCCCTTGAGCCCGTCACAGACGACCATGCACACATCCTCGACACCGCGGTTCTTGATCTCGGTCAGGACCTGGAGCCAGTATTTGGCGCCTTCGCCGCCGTCGCCGGCCCACAGGCCGAGAATGTCGCGCGTGCCGTCCACCGTGACGGCGAGTGCGACGTAGATGGGCCGGTTCGCCACCTGCCCATCTCGCACCTTGACGTGCACGCAGTCGATGAAGATCACTGGATAGACCGGGTCCAGCGGCCGGTTCTGCCATTCGGCCATCCCGTCCATGACCTTGTCGGTGATGGTCGAGATGGTCTGCTTGGACACGCTCGCGCCATAGACCTCGGCCAGGTGGGCGGAGATGTCACCGTGCGTCAGACCACGCGCGGACAGCGACAGGACCATCTCGTCGACGCCGGTCAGCCGCCTCTGCCGCTTCTTGACGATCTGCGGCTCGAAGCTGCCGTCGCGGTCACGCGGCACCGTGATCTCCACCGGCCCCACGTCGGTCAGAACGGTCTTGGACCGGGCCCCGTTGCGGCTGTTGCCGCTGCCGGCACCGGCCGGGTCGTGCTTCTCGTAGCCGAGGTGGTCGGTGATCTCGCCTTCCAGGGCGGACTCCAGCACGCGCTTGGTCAATTGCTGCAGCAGCCCGCCGTCGCCGGTCAGCTGCAGGCCGCTCGCGCGGGCCCGGTCGACCAGCTGCCCGATCAACTGGTCATCCAGCAGGTCCGCCGGCGACTCGGCCGGCCGGACCTCTTCAACCGCCTCAACAGAGACAGTCACGTCGCTCATCAGGTGCTACTTCCATGATCGGGAGTTACACCGAAGACCGTACAGACCCGATTGCAACAGTGAGCGGACAGGAGACCGGCCATCACCGTGGTGCTGACGGCCTGCATCTGCCCTGGAACTGCGGATGGCACAGGGCTTGCCACATCGGCAGTTCGGCCCAGTGCTGATACTGACCGCCGTGGCCCGTTCCTACGCCGGATCGGTGGGACGGTGTGTGTGGACGGTGATCCGGGCGATCCGGCCGGATTGGATGACGGGACCGTGCTGTACGCCTCCACTGATGGTGTTGTGCACGGTGCTTGCTTGTGCCTCCACGCTGTTCGTGACGTCCGGCAAGCATGCGAGTAATTCGCGGAGGTCGTCGCCGGTTGCCGAACCTGACTGCAGGAGATGTCGCAGGTAGGCATCCCACTCGGTGGTGATGTCACGGGTCGTTTGTGCGTCACCTCTGGCTTCGGCGGCGAGTAGCCGAGTTCGGGTGGTGTCCAAGTTGGTGATCGAGGTTTCATCTGTACCGATGCGTGAGAAGTAGCGCGCGACGAGTTCGCGGGCGTGCATCCAGGAGTCGGTGACCATGAGCGAGACCAGGGTGGTTGCTCCAGATGCGGCGAGGGCGGCCATCTCACTGTCCATCGGTCTTCCTTTCACAGGACGGGGTTTCGGGCGTTCCGCCGGGCGCGGCGTGTGCTGAGGCCGATGGGTCACCGGCGTTCGCTGTGAAGCTTGCAGGTGGATCGAACCTGCGTAGGAGGTCCTCGGCGGTCTCGTGCCGGTCCTGTGTCTTGATGACGTCGGCGATTTGCTTGGCCAGCATTGCTCGTCGGACGTCTCCGTCTGGAAAGCCCATGCTGTTGAGGAAGGCCTCGAAGTGGTCGGCGGTCGTCAGCTCTTGTTCGAAGGGAGGTGTCGGCTCGTGTAGCGGACCGGGTCGTTCGCCGTGCGGCTGTGCCATGAGATGAAGAAGCCGTGTGGGCACGTCGGTGTCGTTGGCGGCAGACGTGAGCTGCGCGAGCAGACCGAGATCAGCCACGGTCTTCTCTACACGGTCGTCATTCTTGGCGAGCCACCAGACGACCGCGCTGCCGGTGTCCTTCAGTACGTCTTCGCTCAGGTATTGACGCTTGCTCTGCTCATACTTCCGCTGATGTTCCCAGACCGCCTTGTCCTTGCGTACCTCGGCGAGTCGGTCCAGCCGCTCCTGGTCGTGTTCGCGCAAGGCAAGGGTGATGTCCTCCGCCATGACGTGAAGGTGTCCGGTGGGGTCCGGGAGCATCCTGCTGAGCGCGCCGCTCAGTTCATGCTGGACCAGGGATGGCCGACCTGGCTCCCGCTGCTCGGTCATCGAACGGGCTCGTTCCAGGACTGCTTCGACTGCGAGGCCGGCTGGGTTCAGGACGGGGTCGTTGCCGACTGCTTCGAGGGGGTACCACCGAACAGTTGCCGAGAACACGAAGTCGTAGTCGGCCCACTGGCTGGGCAGTGCCACGTGTCTGACGTTGTGTTCCCTGCGTTCGACGGGGGGATCTGTGCGCTGCTCCTGCACGT
This region includes:
- a CDS encoding IS256 family transposase, coding for MTVSVEAVEEVRPAESPADLLDDQLIGQLVDRARASGLQLTGDGGLLQQLTKRVLESALEGEITDHLGYEKHDPAGAGSGNSRNGARSKTVLTDVGPVEITVPRDRDGSFEPQIVKKRQRRLTGVDEMVLSLSARGLTHGDISAHLAEVYGASVSKQTISTITDKVMDGMAEWQNRPLDPVYPVIFIDCVHVKVRDGQVANRPIYVALAVTVDGTRDILGLWAGDGGEGAKYWLQVLTEIKNRGVEDVCMVVCDGLKGLPDSISAVWPQAVTQTCVVHLIRASFRYAGRQDWDKISRALKPVYTAPTASAAEDRFLEFQEEWGAKYPAIVRLWENAWAEFVPFLQFDTEIRRVVCTTNAIESVNARIRKAVRARGHFPNEAAALKCVYMAIMSLDPTGQGRKRWTMRWKPALQAFDIAFDGRLSVGRR
- a CDS encoding ABC transporter permease codes for the protein MTRWWSCFRTALRFALIEQARNRLALLIVVLFVPLWTTLAFTVVPSTPLRFRIRSIGRTVVMDGNILLQINGALQALSLVIAFMMFVATARSALFDQRLARAGYPRSCLAIAKCTALLLVAALVAAYTTAWMHLFWRPEQPLVLAAGMFTGALVYGGIGIVLAAVVRSELAGMFLAIMISSIDLVLQNPLINPDADSLVVRFLPAYAAVQTSVTAAGLQVVPVTGLLLGGGWAVGMAALGLAAFTARTRSRQSRAATRKETASVEQGALVP
- a CDS encoding cold-shock protein, whose translation is MAKGTVKWFNAEKGFGFIEQEGGGPDVFAHYSNIATEGFRELREGQHVEFDVTQGQKGPQAENIRPL
- a CDS encoding NUDIX hydrolase, coding for MDELVERVDDQDRVLGVVVSRRQAIREGWLHRVAVTVCRDERGRILVHRRSEQLSRFPGFYEVVVGGAVDIGESYEKAAARELAEELGTRVLPRLLFTFINRSGLSPHWLGVHEAVVPDAVVPDPDEVAWHAWLTEPELRSALLEWCFTPDSHEAFSRYLAFRTAQS
- a CDS encoding ABC transporter ATP-binding protein, which translates into the protein MDVRDVRKGYRDRPVLRGVFLDLCPGQLVGIVGENGAGKSTLLRILAGDLAADSGTVERAGRLGCCPQGTVLHQAFTVEQHLQFFQAAYGISHLTRAYELLEELNFSDYRHEPVAALSGGTRQKLNLVLALMHDPQVLLLDEPYQGFDWETYLRFWDLAAALRDRGCAVLVVSHLAYDASRLDILYRLQAGVLLQTEQTEAGRAAV